DNA from Hypanus sabinus isolate sHypSab1 chromosome 16, sHypSab1.hap1, whole genome shotgun sequence:
TCTTAGGTGCAAGGGTGCAGAGGACTCTAGATCTGTACATCCCACATTTTATCTGCCGGTTCTTCATCCCAATTCCTTTGttaaaacttacagaaggaattATTTCACCATATCGGCTCCAGAAAGTCATCTTGACCTCTTGCTTGTGGCCTGTTCTTTCATCAAAGCAATGGCAGCTGTAAAATGGTGGACTGTACAGGTGGAGGCTGACAGCACCCTCTGTGTGACTCACATTTTCCACACGGTGTAGTCCAATACTGTCTGTGATTGGTAGGGATCAGGGCAGTGGAGGTGAAGAGAAAGCACATATCAATTAGTTTAGTGGAATACTTCATAGTTTACCAaataatttcttttctgtttACACTGGAATGCAAGTCTTGGTGAACATTTGACATCCTGCACAAGTGATATTGATCGTCACTAGCAGCTGTTCAGTTTCAAATAGGTTCACAGGCAATTGAAACAGTGCTATCACCCATAAATTTCCATTCACAGTGGATAGGACGTGCTAACCTTCACAAACTCAAAGGCAATCAGGAATATGTTTCCCCTCTTattgtgaaatggggacacctctttttcccttattagggtgaaagagagcctatggtatgtcaagtactgggtgaatgagtagtctctGGGGTACTgccagtctgtgtctttattgatgttttgctgtACGCTTGAGTGCTCTGTGGAGGGAGCTAATGCttttttttgttggtggggggggggctgttgtcttgctgctgcttgtacttgggagggggaggagtgggggcattggggttctaacattttaacagtcattcattctttggggcacttctctgtttctctgggtgtttgcgaagaaaaagaatttcaggatgtatattgtatacatttctctgacattaaatgtacctgttgaaacTTACTGAGCCTATTCTACCTTGTCAGGGTGGGTCTGATATAGGAGTGGGAGCTGGCGGATCACTGGAGTGGTTTGGATAGGGTTAATCTAATTAGTAACAGGTGGGGTGGTAGGATTCTTAAGGGAAGTGCAGGAAGGAGAGAACTAAAGCAGGAATTGGTAGTTTAGACAAGATGTAAGGGAAATAAATAGGCAAAGATAAGCAGTGAAAACAATGACaaaatgttgaaaaaaaaactaaaaagtaCTATTTCCAGATGCATGTAGCACCCATGAATTAATGGCAGAAATAATTGAATGGGAATGACCAGTTGTCAATACTATCAGAGTTCCTATTGATCTGTAAACATGATTTACTAGTAAAAACAGATTTGGGTCCCTACAGACAGAGTTATTAGAATTTATAATGTCAGAGAAGGAAATGCAgataaattaaacaaatatattcTGGCTGCCCTTCACAAAACTCTGCCAGAAATACTAGAGAACTAAAAGTCTGAGAACTGAAGGAACTGATATACACAGTATAAAAAAGAAATTACCAAAAAGGTTGCTGAAACTGAAAGCTGATAAATCCCAAGGACTCGACTATTTACATTTAAGAATTCTAAAATAAGTAACTTTAAAAATAGTAAATGTATTGCTTATAAACTTTCAAAATTCTCCTGATTTTGGAATGGTTGCGATTAGAGAACAGAAAATTTTCCACCACTCTTTATAAAAAGAAGTACCAACCTGATTGACTGATAACAATAACAAACTAATAATGTTCTGGCAGAGCATCCAGACCTGCAGTGTTAACTGCTTCCCTTTCCATaactgctgcttgacctgctgagtgtttccagcatttgctgcctTTATTTGAGACTAATAAGGGTGGAAGGGAAAATGCAGGAATTGCTAATGAAGCTATAACAGGTCATCTGGAAAAGAATAACCGGAATGAGCAGAGTCAGCACAGGTCTATGAAAGGGAACTCACTTTTACTATTGGAATGGAGTTCATTGAGGTTGTGACCATTAGAACAGATAAGGAAGAGTCCAGTGGATATAGTTAACTGGATCTTCCAATAAGGAGGTTGATCAACCAGATAACAGTATGTGGATCTACCTGGCAAGGTAAGTGACAATTggttagcagagagaaaaaaaaggcaaAGAAAGGAAATAAATAGTCCTTTTCTGGTGGGCAGGCCCGTGACTAGTAGGTTACTGAGGGATTGGTGCTCGTGCCCCACAGACATCTCTATCAATAATTCGGCAGAAAGACCAATTGCACACTTTATAaactgctgatgatacaaaacgAAGTGGTGTTGTAAGTAGGAAGGAGGATGTAAAGAGGTTTCAAGGGGAAAATAGCCAAGCTAAGAGAATGGAGGAAGAACACGGCAGATTGAATATGAGTTTATGCACATGGGTGCATAAAATTGGTGGGCAAAGGCCTATTACATCATGACTGTGGGGTATTATTGGTTGCAGGTTAGCAAGAAAAATATCTGTTATTAGAAAACTTTCTATGCAAATAGTCAATGTGTCAAAACCTCCTCAAAAAAGCAGGGAAATGAAACGCTGCTTAACAACTCTTAATTGTTCTGCAACTAATACTGGCAGCAATCACTTTAAGACTAATATCTCTCAACTAAATGTTTCCTCACCACCTTAATGAGCATGTGTATATACCTGTACAGCATTTGCTGAAATACATACAAGGTGCTGACAGAATGTGTCATGTGACATTCCACAGACTAGCTAGCTGGTGAGAAATATTGAAGTATATAGAGGTTTGTAAAAGTTAAATCATTATTCTATATGTGTTAGTTTTGCTGAAAATGCAAAAATGCAAGTACTGTTATTGAATTTCATTCAACTTCCTGAATGTGCATGCTACTTCCTAATTTAAGATCTGCTAAAAGTGTTTTGTTTTATGAAATATGGGCGTTTCTTTAATCATTCTGTTAGTGCTACTCACATAATTGACGACTCAAGCCAGGGACTACAGGCAGTGAGCAAGTTGTTGTTAATATGACTGTGTGTACAATTCTTGTCACTTTGCCCATATCAGTAGTGATACATGATATAGTGGAGAAGCTTACCATTGATGTAGGTAACCTCATTTTCATGAAAGGTTTTCTCCCATTTCTTGGTCAGCTCTTGGTTCTCTTGATTAGCGTCTGGGAAATTAAACTGTGTTTCTTTCAGCTCTCCTTTAAGTAGCTTCAGGAAACAATGTGCATTTGAGTGATCATGGATACTGCTGCGGATAAACCAGAGGGGAGGTACTCAGAAAAGTAACACAGTGGCTGGCATGGTTAAGTTTCACTGGAACAGACAAAAGTATGAGTAGAGATAGGCCAGCTCATGTCTGCCCCACTGTTCAATATAATCATTGCCTCCAGGCCTCAatttctcttctgagccacttCCCATAGTGAGAGAGTATTTACTTCTTCCGTAAATACCTCCAATCCAGCCTCTATTGCTATGTTTTTAAACCCCAGCCCCTAACAATTAAGGCAAATATGTGGTTTTCCTTTTGAATTACAACACCTACAGATTGACTTTTGGTGATTCATGGCAAAAGCATCTACAGATCTCTGTGCATTCCATTCATTCCCAGTCTCTCTCCAGTTAGATAAGAAGCTGCCTTTTGATTCCGCTGACCAAAATGCATTACATCAGACTTCCCAGTATTAAACTCCGTGTGCCAAATTTTCATCTACTCACTCAACCTATGAATATCCTCTTCAAGTTGCAGGTGTCCTCACTGTCCAGCCACCCGTTTTCCTTACATCAGCAAATCTGAATGCCTACAGCTTGTCCCCTCCTTTCTGCTGTTTCATGAAAACTGCCAACATAACCAAGCCTCCAAACCTGATCTTTTTATTTCCCGTTGGACAGAAGAAACAAAAGCTTAAAGACAtgtcaaggacagtttctattcaCCTAAAAATTACTTGACCCCAAAAGAGAAAATATATTAAAGTAAGAGTTCTTTTGAAAAGTGATTATCAGTCTTCTCTTTGGCTTTCATGTACCTGCCATGGCCTTCTCCCCAGCATAGGATC
Protein-coding regions in this window:
- the LOC132406253 gene encoding cysteine dioxygenase type 1-like isoform X1, with the protein product MKQKGKKNWRGDVEDLPKSVHRENENQVNSSMDQSNLKTPETLEDLIKQLHDVFSSDKVNVEDLRELMESYKSNPADWRKYAKFDSHRYTRNLVDEGNGKFNLLILCWGEGHGSSIHDHSNAHCFLKLLKGELKETQFNFPDANQENQELTKKWEKTFHENEVTYINDSIGLHRVENVSHTEGAVSLHLYSPPFYSCHCFDERTGHKQEVKMTFWSRYGEIIPSETAESKENN
- the LOC132406253 gene encoding cysteine dioxygenase type 1-like isoform X2, which produces MDFCAFSIRRDLPKSVHRENENQVNSSMDQSNLKTPETLEDLIKQLHDVFSSDKVNVEDLRELMESYKSNPADWRKYAKFDSHRYTRNLVDEGNGKFNLLILCWGEGHGSSIHDHSNAHCFLKLLKGELKETQFNFPDANQENQELTKKWEKTFHENEVTYINDSIGLHRVENVSHTEGAVSLHLYSPPFYSCHCFDERTGHKQEVKMTFWSRYGEIIPSETAESKENN